The Arthrobacter oryzae DNA window GGATGAAGCCGATGAGGAAAATGACGGGCAGTTGCAGCCCGGCCTCGTTCACGGTGGGGCCAAGGGCGCTGGTGAGCGTATAGGCCGGCGCGATGGTCGAAATGCCGAGGACGACGACGGCGAGGAGGCCCAGTTGCCCGCCCTTCAGTCCCTTTCCGGTGATGCCGTGCGCGGTTCCCGGCGCGTCAGCGCCGGTTGAACCGGCGCCGGATGCTTTTGCGCCGGCTGCGCCGGACTGGGAGCCCTGGCGGATGGTTTGGGTCATGTCCGGACCTTTCACGAAGTCAATACTTTAGAGGAAGCAGCAGGCTGCTGCTGGGTGATGCAGTGGATGCCGCCGCCCCTCGCGAACAGCTCGCGGGCGTCGATGCCCACGATCCGGCGGCCGGGGTAGGCGTCGGCAAGGATCCGCAGGGCCTTTTCGTCGTTGGGGTCGGCGAACGTGCAGGCAATCACGCCGCCGTTCACCACAAGGTGGTTGATGTAGCTGTAGTCCACGAAACCTTCGTGGTCCCTGAGGGAGGCGGGAGCGGGGACCTCGATGATGTTCCACTCGCGGCCTGCGGCGTCCCGGGTGGTGGCCAGGAAACTGATGATTTCGCGGCTGACCTCGAAATCGGGATGCTCCGGGTCCTGCTGCGAATGGACCAGCAGCGTTCCGGGGGAGGGGATCGCGGCCACGATGTCCACGTGCCCCCGGGTTCCGAACCGTTCGGAGTCCCTGGTCAGGCCGCGGGGCAGCCAGATAACGTGGGTGGCGCCGATGGTCCGTGCGAGTTCGGCCTCCACGTCCGCCTTGGTCAGTCCGGGATTGCGGTCCGGGTCCAGTTGCACGGTTTCGGTCACCAGCACGGTTCCCTCGCCGTCCACGTGGATGCCGCCGCCTTCATTGACCAGGGAGGAGGCAAGGTGGCAGGCTCCGGACCGGCCCGCTACTTCCGCGCCGATCAGCGCGTCTTTGTCCCAGCGCGCCCAGTCCTGCCCGCCCCAGCCGTTGAAGACCCAGTCGACCGCGCCCAGGCGCCCGTCGTCGTCGAGGACGAAGGTGGGGCCGATGTCCCGCATCCAGGCATCGTCCAGGTCCGCGATGAGCACCTCGACGGCGGCATCCAGGTAGCGCGCGGCGGTGCCGACGTCGTCGGGCGCCACCACCACGGTGACCGGCTCGAATTCGACGGCGGCATTGGCAACGGCGGCCCAGACGGACCGTGCGGCGTGTGCCTCCCCGGCGGTGTCACCGAGCGTGTAGCCGCCTGTGGGGAACGCCATCCAGACGCGCTCTTGCGGTGCCGTCTCGGCGGGCATGCGCCAGCGGCTCATGCGGTCACCTCGTGGTAGGTGCGGGCCTCGCCGCCCAGCGGCTGGTCGTGCCGCACCGGTTCGGCCAGCCGGCCGTAGGTGTCCGGGCGGCGGGTGGCCAGGAAAGGAAAAAGGGTGAGCCAGTCCCTGCGCTGGTCAAGGTCCAGGTCGGCCACCAGGACGGCGGATGCGTCGCGGGGCGCCTGGACGAGAATCCGGCCGTACGGGTCCGAGATGAAGGAGGAGCCGTAGAAATTCAAGGTTCCTTCGTTTCCCCAGCGGTTGGGGGCCACCATGAACAGGCCGTTGGCGATCCCGTTGCCCACGATCACCTGCTGCCAGAGCGGCTGGGTGTCGAACTCCGGGTGGTCCGGTTCGGAGCCGATGGCGGTGGGGTAGACCAGGATGTCTGCCCCGCCCAGGGAATACAGCCGGGCGAGTTCCGGGAACCATTCGTCCCAGCAGGTGGGCATGCCCAGCCGGGCTCCGCCCAGTTCGGCCGGGGAATGGACCTCGTAGGCATCCCCGGCGGCGGGCCCCTGGCGGAAGAACTTGTCCTCGTAGTAGCCGGCGGTCACCGGGATGTGCAGTTTATGCGTGCGGGCAAGAAGTTCACCCCCGGGCGATACCAGGATTGCAGTGTTCAATCCAAGGCCGTCGTCCGATCCGTCCGGGTTCTCCGCGCGCTGGTAGAGGGAAGCGTGGACGGAGATGCCGTGCCGGCGGGCGGCCTCCGCGGCGAAGCGGAAGGTGGGCCCGGTCAGCAGGTCCTCAGCAAGGTCCGACGGGCGGGGGCGCGGGGCCCAAGGCCGGGCCGTATCGTTCTCCGGGCGCGTGTCCGCGGGGTAGCGGGACAGCGTCAGCTCGGGCAGGAAGACCACCGTGGCGCCGAGCCGCGCGGCGCGGCCGATGCCTTCGTCGAGTTCGGCCAGGAGGGCGTCCGGGTTTGTGTGCCAGCGGTGCTGCACCACGCCCACCCTCAGGGCGGGGCGTGCGGACGGCGTTGTCCGCGCCAGGGAAGGAGGGGAGTCGAGGCAGGAAATTTCAATCATGTGCTTACTTCCAGTGAGACGACCGTCACTAAATGAATGACGTTCATTTAGTATGAGGGGTCACAAACCGTCGGCGCAAGGGTTAAATGAATTACGTTCTTTTATTTCGGGGAACGGTGGCTGGGAGGGTGTCGGGAAGGGGCGGCGTCGTGGAGGGTGCCCGGAGCTAGGGTCGTTTGGCATCTGACCGCAACGACGCGCGCAGTTCCTTCCATGCCCCCGTGCACCACAGGGCCCATGCAACCAATACGGGCTGGAAGAGCAGCCGCACCAGGCGGTCGCGGTCCGTGTCCAGGCCGAACGCGTCCGTCCGGGTCGCGTACTGCGAGATGTTGCCGGGGAAGATCAGGATAAAGAACGCCGCCGCGAGCAGGCCCACCGGGACGCGGCGTTTGCGCAGCGCGATCAAGGCGGCACCGAGGGCGACTTCCAGGACGCCGGACGCCAGGACCACGGCGTCCTTGTCCACCGGGAACCATGGCGGAACCTGTGCCTGGAACTCCTGCCGCGCCACGGTGAGGTGGCTGATCCCGGCGAAGGCCAGCGCACTCCCGAGGGCAATGGCGCCGATCAGCCGTGGTACCGAAACCTTCCCGGCCGGGCGGGTGAGGAGATGGGTCAGTGCCGTTCGAATCCGTTCCATTACCGAAAAGTAACATGCTTACCCACCCGGGCCGGCGGCCGCAAGTCGGCTGTCAGTTACTAAGCTCACTGAGAAATTTCCTGCAGCCCTCCTCCGCCGCCCCGCGTGGCTGATAGCGTCAGGACTACTGGACCAATCGAGGAGGATTCATGAAAGCTTCACCGACGCTGACCAACAATCTGCAGGCTGTGCTCGCGGACCTGATTGAACTGCATATCCAGGGCAAGCAGGCTCACTGGAACATCGTGGGAACCAACTTCCGCGACCTCCACCTGCAGCTGGATGAAATCATCGATGCCGCCCGGAACTTCGCCGACGACATGGCGGAGCGCATGCGCGCCCTCCACGCCCTGCCGGACGGCCGCAGCGCCACTGTGGCCGAAACCACCAGCCTTGCGCAGTTCCCGCAGGGGCTGATCAACACCAGGGACGCCGTTGACCGCATCGTCGCGGCCCTGGAAGCCGCTGTGGGAACCATGCGCAAGGTCCACGATGAGGTTGACGAGGAGGATCCCACCACGGCGGATCTGCTGCATGAGTTCATTTCGAAGCTCGAGCAGTACGCCTGGATGGTGGGCGCTGAGAACATGAAGGCTTCAGCCAGCGTGACCACTCCCGACAGCAAGCCGAGCAGCAAGTAGGCCGGCGGCAGTAGCACTACGGCGACTCCGGTCGCTGGCCACCGCCAGGAAGCCCGGCGCCGGAGCATGTCCCGTCGCCGGGCTTCCTGCTGTCCCGGGGTGCTATCGCCCCGGATGGCGGGCGGCGTCGGGCGGATCTATGTCGCCTTGGGGACTCCGCGGAGTACGACGGCGACGAGGGCTGCCGCCCCGGCCATCAGTACCAGCGCAATGGACGCCGTCACATGGACGCCCGACTCAAAGGCGACCCTGGCCGCGGACGTCAGTGCGTCCGCCAGCGGCGCCGGCAGCGACTGTGCCAGCTCCATGGCCCCCGCCAGCGTCTCCTGGGCCTGCGCGGTCCCCTCCCCGGTGCCGGCGGCGCTGACGCCCTCGGGCAGGACGAGGTTCCGCTGGTAGGACGCCGTCAGGATCGAACCGAGGATTGCCGTTCCCAGCAATGAGCCGATCTCGTAGCCGGTCTCCGAAATGGCGGCCGCTGCTCCTGATTTCTCCGGCGGCACGGATCCGAGAATCATGTCGTTGGATATCGTCTCCGCAGCGCCCACGCCCAGGGCCAGGACCAGGAGTGCGGCCAGCAGCAGCGCAGGGCCGCCGGAATGATCCCCGAACGCCACGATGAAGTAGCCGGTGGCGCTCAGCGAAAGTCCGCCGGCCACGACGAATCCGGGCCTTACCCTGCGCACCAGCGGGACCACCAGCAGTCCGGCAAGCACGGTGGCAACCAGGGCGGGGATCATGGAGATCCCGGCCTCCGTGGGCCGCCGGCCCTCGAGTAGTTGGAGGTGTTGGGCCAGGAAGAGAATGAAGCCGTTGAAGGAAAACAGTGCCAGGACATTGGCCGTAATCGCCGTACTGAAGATCCTGTTGCCGAACAGGCTCATGTCCAGCAGGGGGCTGTGAAGCCGTTTCTGCCGCCGGACGAAGGCATAGCCCATCAGCAGTCCGAAGCCGGTGACTGCCGCCGGCACAGCGCCGAAGCCCTCCGTTGCCAGCGCCTTGATGCCGTATACGAGCGGAACCATGGTCAGCAGCGAGAGGGCGATGCTGGCAACGTCCACTGTTCCTGGCCGGGGATCCCTGGACTCCGGAATGAGCACCGGGCCAAGGGCCAGGATGGGCAGCATGATGGGCACGGCCACCAGCAGGATGGCGCCCCACCAGAAATGCTCCACGAGCCACCCGCCGAAGATGGGCCCGAGCGCGGCGCCGCCGGAGAAGCCAGCCGCCCAGATGGCGATGGCAAGCCGGCGCCGGTTGGGATCCGGAAAGATGTTCCGGATCAGGGACAAAGTGGAAGGCATCAGCATCGCGCCGAAAAATCCGAGGGCGGCGCGCCCTGTGATCAGCCACTCCGCGCTCGGGGCAAATGCCGTGGCGGCGGACACCGCGGCGAACCCGAAGCTGCCGATCAACAGGAGCCGCCGGCGTCCGATCCTGTCGCCGAAACTTCCCATGGCAACCAGGAGGCCAGCCAGGACCAGGGGGTACGCGTCAACGATCCACAGCAGCTGAACGCCGGTTGGCTCGAGGCTGCCGGCGATGGCGGGCAGGGCAAATGTCAGTGCGGTGTTGTCTACGGCGACCAACAAAACCGGGAACATCAGCAACGCCAGTGCAAGCCAATCCTGTCCGCGTTTCGGTGTGTGGAGACTGCTGCCGGGAACAGGGCGGCCTGCTGCAGCGGAGCTCCGCGTGAAAGTCGGGGTGACCGGCGTCGAAGGTGCTGATGTGTTTCCCATGACAATAACTATACCGTCCGGACGGTACAGTTAAGAAACCGGCCCACCAACCGGGCATGATAGGAGCCATGGCCAGAAAACCCGTTGCGCGCGAAGCTGTGCTGGACGCCTTTGAATCCCTCCTGATCGAAGTGGGCGAACGTGCCGCCACGCTGGACGCCGTTGCCCGGCGCGCCGGCGTTTCCAAAGGCGGGCTGCTGTACCACTTCCCGAACAAGGAGGCTTTGATTTCGGCGTTGCTGGAACGGATGGACCTGCTCGTTGCGGGAGATCTGGACGTGATGGCAAAAGCTCCGGAAGGGGCTGCGGCCTACTTCATACGGTCCTCGCTCTGGGCGGGAACCCCGCTGGACCGCGCGTTTGTTGCTGCCACGCGGCTCGCCGAGGTGGCCCACGCGGAAACGATGCACCGGTTCGCGGCAGTCCAGCGGAGCTGGCTGGAGCTTTTGGCCGGCGACGTCGGGCCGGCCATGGCCAAGGCTGTCCTCTATATGGGTGACGGCCTGTACTACAACGCCATGCTGGCCAGCGGCCCCGGTGCCGCCCCGCCGGAAATGAGCGGCGACGTCGACAGCCTCCTGGCCGCCGTCGAGCGGCTCCGCGGCTGACGTCCGTCATGCGGCGCCGGGCTGGACGGCAGAGTTTGCAGACTGGACCGCCGCGTAGGACAATTGCAGCTGTGACTGTTGTCACCGCTAACTAAATATGCCTTTGATCTGCGGCGGGAGAGTTCTGCAAGTAGGTACAAGCAGGCGCCGTAGGAGCAAACCCTCCCCAGGAATCTCTCAGGCCCATGTACCGCCGCGGCAAGGCAACTCTGGAAAGCAGCAGGCTGTCCGCTGGGACGTGCCTGCTCACCGACGGTGCAAGCGGAGCCATGCGTAAGCTGGTCCCCGCGGAAACTCTCAGGTCCAATACAGAGCGGGGAGGAACCCGAACCACTGCGGCGCATCCGGCGCTGCCATTAGTAATGGAGTTCCTTCGTGACGGTTAGTTCAGTCTCCACCACCTTTGTCGACCGGCATATTGGCGCCCGCCGCCAGGCCGATATCGACACCATGCTCAAGTCTGTCGGTTACGACAGTGTCGATTCGCTGGTTGATACGGCAGTCCCCAACGACATCCGCCAGGACGTTGCCCTCCGCCTTCAGGACGCCCTCAGCGAGGTTGAAGTCCTCGG harbors:
- a CDS encoding agmatine deiminase family protein — encoded protein: MSRWRMPAETAPQERVWMAFPTGGYTLGDTAGEAHAARSVWAAVANAAVEFEPVTVVVAPDDVGTAARYLDAAVEVLIADLDDAWMRDIGPTFVLDDDGRLGAVDWVFNGWGGQDWARWDKDALIGAEVAGRSGACHLASSLVNEGGGIHVDGEGTVLVTETVQLDPDRNPGLTKADVEAELARTIGATHVIWLPRGLTRDSERFGTRGHVDIVAAIPSPGTLLVHSQQDPEHPDFEVSREIISFLATTRDAAGREWNIIEVPAPASLRDHEGFVDYSYINHLVVNGGVIACTFADPNDEKALRILADAYPGRRIVGIDARELFARGGGIHCITQQQPAASSKVLTS
- a CDS encoding nitrilase-related carbon-nitrogen hydrolase produces the protein MIEISCLDSPPSLARTTPSARPALRVGVVQHRWHTNPDALLAELDEGIGRAARLGATVVFLPELTLSRYPADTRPENDTARPWAPRPRPSDLAEDLLTGPTFRFAAEAARRHGISVHASLYQRAENPDGSDDGLGLNTAILVSPGGELLARTHKLHIPVTAGYYEDKFFRQGPAAGDAYEVHSPAELGGARLGMPTCWDEWFPELARLYSLGGADILVYPTAIGSEPDHPEFDTQPLWQQVIVGNGIANGLFMVAPNRWGNEGTLNFYGSSFISDPYGRILVQAPRDASAVLVADLDLDQRRDWLTLFPFLATRRPDTYGRLAEPVRHDQPLGGEARTYHEVTA
- a CDS encoding DoxX family protein is translated as MERIRTALTHLLTRPAGKVSVPRLIGAIALGSALAFAGISHLTVARQEFQAQVPPWFPVDKDAVVLASGVLEVALGAALIALRKRRVPVGLLAAAFFILIFPGNISQYATRTDAFGLDTDRDRLVRLLFQPVLVAWALWCTGAWKELRASLRSDAKRP
- a CDS encoding Dps family protein, whose product is MKASPTLTNNLQAVLADLIELHIQGKQAHWNIVGTNFRDLHLQLDEIIDAARNFADDMAERMRALHALPDGRSATVAETTSLAQFPQGLINTRDAVDRIVAALEAAVGTMRKVHDEVDEEDPTTADLLHEFISKLEQYAWMVGAENMKASASVTTPDSKPSSK
- a CDS encoding MFS transporter — translated: MGNTSAPSTPVTPTFTRSSAAAGRPVPGSSLHTPKRGQDWLALALLMFPVLLVAVDNTALTFALPAIAGSLEPTGVQLLWIVDAYPLVLAGLLVAMGSFGDRIGRRRLLLIGSFGFAAVSAATAFAPSAEWLITGRAALGFFGAMLMPSTLSLIRNIFPDPNRRRLAIAIWAAGFSGGAALGPIFGGWLVEHFWWGAILLVAVPIMLPILALGPVLIPESRDPRPGTVDVASIALSLLTMVPLVYGIKALATEGFGAVPAAVTGFGLLMGYAFVRRQKRLHSPLLDMSLFGNRIFSTAITANVLALFSFNGFILFLAQHLQLLEGRRPTEAGISMIPALVATVLAGLLVVPLVRRVRPGFVVAGGLSLSATGYFIVAFGDHSGGPALLLAALLVLALGVGAAETISNDMILGSVPPEKSGAAAAISETGYEIGSLLGTAILGSILTASYQRNLVLPEGVSAAGTGEGTAQAQETLAGAMELAQSLPAPLADALTSAARVAFESGVHVTASIALVLMAGAAALVAVVLRGVPKAT
- a CDS encoding TetR/AcrR family transcriptional regulator, which encodes MARKPVAREAVLDAFESLLIEVGERAATLDAVARRAGVSKGGLLYHFPNKEALISALLERMDLLVAGDLDVMAKAPEGAAAYFIRSSLWAGTPLDRAFVAATRLAEVAHAETMHRFAAVQRSWLELLAGDVGPAMAKAVLYMGDGLYYNAMLASGPGAAPPEMSGDVDSLLAAVERLRG